A window of Blastomonas sp. SL216 contains these coding sequences:
- a CDS encoding aldo/keto reductase, with translation MTTRTINSRPVRPIGLGCMSLSWGYGTLPPRETATALLHRALDLGYDHLDTANIYGLGHNETLIGEALKGRRSEFFLATKMGIVIEGEKRGVSCRPEAIRRCIDESLTRLQTDHVDLYYMHRRDRDVPIEESVGAMADLIKAGKIGSIGLSEMSAETLRRAAREHPIAAMQTEYSPWTREPEIAVLEACAELGTTFVAFSPVARGVLANGVQDVETLTDKDLRRGMPRFNADNWPTNRTLADRFCAIAAEFEVTPAQLSLAWVLSRGEHVVAIPGTASIAHLEENFARADWTIPADAAARIDELINERTVSGPRYSDAMQRTIDTEQFA, from the coding sequence GTGACCACACGCACGATCAACTCCCGCCCCGTCCGCCCGATCGGCCTTGGCTGCATGTCGCTGAGCTGGGGCTATGGCACCCTGCCCCCGCGCGAGACCGCGACCGCGCTGCTCCACCGCGCGCTCGACCTGGGCTATGACCATCTCGACACCGCCAATATCTATGGCCTGGGCCATAACGAGACGCTGATCGGCGAAGCGCTGAAGGGGCGGCGCAGCGAGTTCTTCCTGGCGACCAAGATGGGAATCGTCATCGAGGGCGAAAAGCGCGGCGTCAGCTGCCGCCCCGAAGCGATCCGCCGCTGCATCGATGAATCGCTCACCCGGCTGCAGACCGACCATGTCGACCTTTATTATATGCACCGCCGCGACCGCGATGTTCCGATCGAGGAATCGGTCGGCGCAATGGCGGACCTGATCAAGGCGGGCAAGATCGGCAGCATCGGCCTGTCCGAGATGTCGGCCGAGACCTTGCGCCGTGCCGCCAGGGAACACCCCATCGCGGCGATGCAGACCGAATATTCGCCCTGGACGCGCGAACCGGAAATCGCGGTGCTGGAAGCCTGTGCAGAGCTGGGCACGACCTTTGTCGCCTTCTCCCCTGTTGCGCGCGGTGTCCTGGCCAATGGCGTGCAGGACGTCGAGACGCTGACCGACAAGGATCTGCGCCGCGGCATGCCACGCTTCAATGCAGACAACTGGCCGACAAACCGAACGCTGGCCGACCGGTTCTGCGCCATCGCTGCCGAGTTTGAGGTCACACCCGCGCAGCTTTCGCTCGCATGGGTACTGTCGCGCGGCGAGCATGTCGTCGCCATCCCCGGCACCGCATCGATTGCGCATCTGGAAGAGAATTTCGCCCGGGCCGACTGGACCATCCCCGCCGACGCCGCAGCGCGCATCGACGAGCTGATCAACGAACGCACCGTCAGCGGCCCGCGCTACAGCGACGCGATGCAGCGTACGATCGATACCGAACAATTTGCGTAA
- the yajC gene encoding preprotein translocase subunit YajC translates to MFVPLLLIFYFLIIRPQQRQMKAHKAKIDAVKRGDQVITGGGLVGKVTKVDDAYVEIDLGGAKVRAVKATLSDVIQPGGAPAND, encoded by the coding sequence ATGTTCGTGCCGCTGCTGCTGATCTTCTATTTCCTCATCATCCGCCCGCAGCAGCGCCAGATGAAGGCGCACAAGGCCAAGATCGATGCGGTCAAGCGCGGCGATCAGGTGATTACCGGCGGCGGTCTGGTCGGCAAGGTGACCAAGGTCGATGACGCCTATGTCGAAATCGATCTGGGCGGCGCCAAGGTGCGTGCGGTCAAGGCCACGCTGAGCGATGTCATCCAGCCCGGCGGCGCGCCTGCCAACGATTGA